The Mycoplasmopsis equigenitalium genome contains a region encoding:
- the grpE gene encoding nucleotide exchange factor GrpE, producing the protein MIKKTIATPEKDITKETTLKQEAELKKSPSSITGPVKAKVQIVKKDDTLEKELKEIIKTKNQEINELKTSLRKSQNSEQKLQKDLQRSTENIENVNLLLSKFKGENSELIKKDKETKKEFEKQTKDIKTQHKKEIDSLRKENVDLLKKNQSLDSQWMNERKDLVEKTTKKIADLEQRNFELTNKNKELTKNYDKEIKTLSDNSKKEITALKKDIQTLEKTNQKVTKELDNERTAKINKIDAKVAALEKEKHTIEVRAENEKQEYEKTIRELTKKTDKEITTLKENKNNLEKSVLKLEQDAKKFKNLAQVNEEKYLKEKKTAGALSVERVAFNVKEIESKQKLDESESRNEELTNQLKSLTQELNSTKTRSVATEKELEHIKEENIALNKDLRKVEDELSLSISENNALKESHKTTLNIEKQFSGDSNTQMLKNQLKTSLIETQNLKRNQELIKRKFDQAENENSNLKTINNNLQNQLNILKNKHEVLINKSQEIRDSANRELEQVKQKHSQEVARLNQSIRNYETEAAENSRLLEEAELRIEALGDEINDLVVDKTSLEKINKDLNLQFENLKISSHNELTNQANILNQKISDLLQTQAKLDEALRISQVQFEQEAFQHNTLKQEAKELIANIQKLELEREKLIKYIENDLEKQIESLNEKNDKLSFENTNMKREIDDLKAKLFDHISIINKLKTHNEELLRIELNLKEESNKIKDELNISLDKIRQFKQQNTELFESNQKLITNSKQVEMERENYKKQVEFERTEIAKFQEKLNDSYSKIDNYDNENKELKVQLSSLQNKVNEDNVLISDLQEQNEELFSANDAFETQNKAFKASLNANEKLISDLQVKLNEAETKAKNAAPDEKTDSLINDLKLQIDTLNKQLSEKDRQIVEKAKELSEKNSEEFKKIRQTQDELLATELANVKKFGNQSFFEKMLPLFINFNLALKAGLEHENNIVKSFAKGFDMVKNQMIDGFRHGGVNEIKIEIGSEFDPETSIVVETEPGKKDNLITKVISPGYRLHDRVIIPVKVAISKKG; encoded by the coding sequence ATGATTAAAAAAACGATTGCTACACCAGAAAAAGACATTACAAAAGAAACAACACTTAAGCAAGAGGCAGAACTTAAAAAATCTCCTAGTTCAATTACTGGACCAGTAAAAGCAAAAGTTCAAATTGTTAAAAAAGACGATACATTAGAAAAAGAATTAAAAGAAATAATTAAGACTAAAAACCAAGAAATTAACGAATTAAAAACTAGCCTACGTAAGTCACAAAACAGTGAACAAAAATTACAAAAAGATCTACAAAGATCAACAGAAAACATTGAAAATGTTAATCTTTTACTTTCTAAATTTAAAGGCGAAAATAGCGAATTAATTAAAAAAGATAAAGAAACTAAAAAAGAATTTGAAAAACAAACAAAAGACATTAAAACACAACATAAAAAAGAAATAGATTCATTACGGAAAGAAAACGTTGATTTACTCAAAAAAAATCAAAGTCTTGATTCGCAATGAATGAATGAGCGGAAAGATTTAGTTGAAAAAACCACGAAGAAAATTGCCGACTTAGAGCAACGCAACTTTGAATTAACAAATAAAAATAAAGAACTAACAAAAAACTACGATAAAGAAATTAAAACTCTTAGCGATAATAGCAAAAAAGAAATCACAGCTCTTAAAAAAGATATTCAAACTTTAGAAAAAACTAATCAAAAAGTTACTAAAGAACTTGATAATGAGCGTACCGCTAAGATAAATAAAATCGATGCAAAAGTCGCTGCGTTAGAAAAAGAAAAACACACTATTGAAGTTCGTGCCGAAAACGAAAAACAAGAATACGAAAAGACAATTAGAGAGTTAACCAAAAAAACAGACAAAGAAATCACCACTTTAAAAGAAAATAAAAACAACCTGGAAAAATCAGTCCTAAAACTCGAACAAGATGCTAAAAAATTCAAAAATTTAGCACAAGTTAACGAGGAAAAATATTTAAAAGAAAAGAAAACCGCTGGTGCATTAAGTGTTGAACGCGTTGCATTCAATGTTAAAGAAATTGAAAGCAAACAAAAACTTGATGAGTCAGAAAGCCGTAACGAAGAATTGACCAATCAGTTGAAATCTCTTACCCAAGAACTAAACTCTACCAAAACAAGAAGTGTTGCCACCGAAAAAGAACTAGAACATATCAAAGAAGAAAATATAGCCCTTAATAAAGACTTACGAAAAGTTGAAGACGAGTTAAGTCTTTCTATCTCGGAAAATAACGCATTAAAAGAATCGCATAAAACGACACTTAATATTGAAAAACAATTTAGTGGCGATTCAAACACACAGATGTTAAAAAATCAACTTAAAACATCACTAATTGAAACCCAAAACTTAAAAAGAAATCAAGAACTTATCAAACGAAAATTTGATCAAGCAGAAAATGAAAATTCAAATTTGAAAACAATAAACAATAATTTACAAAACCAACTTAACATTTTAAAAAACAAACACGAAGTACTTATTAATAAAAGTCAAGAAATACGCGATAGCGCAAACCGTGAATTAGAACAAGTAAAACAAAAACACAGCCAAGAAGTGGCGCGTCTTAATCAAAGTATTAGAAATTACGAAACTGAAGCAGCAGAAAATAGTCGTTTACTCGAAGAAGCAGAACTGCGAATTGAAGCACTTGGTGATGAAATAAACGACTTAGTCGTTGATAAAACAAGTTTAGAAAAAATTAACAAAGATTTAAATCTACAATTTGAAAATCTAAAAATCTCGTCCCACAACGAACTTACAAACCAAGCAAATATTTTGAACCAAAAAATTAGTGACCTTTTACAAACTCAAGCAAAATTAGATGAGGCATTACGAATTTCCCAAGTCCAATTTGAACAAGAAGCCTTTCAACACAACACATTAAAACAAGAAGCAAAAGAACTAATTGCCAACATCCAAAAACTTGAATTAGAACGTGAGAAACTAATTAAATACATTGAAAATGATTTAGAAAAACAAATCGAATCATTAAATGAAAAGAATGATAAATTAAGTTTTGAAAACACAAATATGAAACGTGAAATCGATGACTTAAAAGCGAAACTATTCGATCATATTTCTATAATTAACAAACTTAAAACTCACAACGAAGAGTTATTAAGAATTGAACTAAACTTAAAAGAAGAAAGTAACAAAATTAAAGACGAACTTAATATTTCGTTAGATAAAATTCGTCAATTCAAACAACAAAATACTGAATTGTTCGAGTCAAATCAAAAGTTAATTACCAATTCGAAACAAGTTGAAATGGAACGTGAAAATTACAAAAAACAAGTTGAATTTGAAAGAACGGAAATCGCTAAATTTCAAGAAAAACTCAACGATTCATACTCAAAAATTGACAATTACGACAACGAAAATAAAGAGCTTAAGGTTCAACTTTCTTCTTTACAAAACAAAGTTAATGAAGACAATGTATTAATTAGTGATTTACAAGAACAAAACGAAGAACTTTTCTCAGCAAATGACGCATTCGAAACCCAAAACAAAGCATTTAAAGCTAGTTTGAATGCTAATGAAAAATTAATTTCCGACCTACAAGTAAAATTAAATGAAGCGGAAACAAAAGCAAAAAACGCTGCTCCCGACGAGAAAACCGATTCACTTATTAATGACCTTAAATTACAAATTGATACACTTAACAAACAACTAAGCGAAAAGGATCGACAAATTGTTGAAAAAGCCAAAGAATTGTCAGAAAAGAATTCGGAAGAATTCAAGAAAATTCGCCAAACCCAAGATGAGCTACTTGCTACTGAATTAGCAAATGTTAAAAAGTTTGGTAACCAATCATTCTTTGAAAAAATGCTACCTTTATTCATTAACTTCAACCTTGCACTTAAAGCGGGACTTGAACACGAAAACAATATCGTAAAAAGTTTTGCTAAAGGATTTGACATGGTTAAAAATCAAATGATTGATGGTTTTAGACACGGAGGCGTTAACGAAATCAAAATTGAAATCGGTAGCGAATTCGACCCCGAAACATCAATTGTTGTAGAAACTGAACCTGGCAAAAAAGATAACCTTATTACTAAAGTTATTAGTCCTGGTTATAGATTACACGATCGTGTTATTATTCCTGTTAAAGTTGCTATATCTAAAAAAGGATAA